The sequence GCGTCAGCACATGCCGGCCCGCGGGCACGGACGCGGAGAGCGGCGTACGTCCCAGGTACTGCCCCGGAATGGACGCCTCCACGCGCGGCTCCACGGTGAGGTCGAGCATCCCCATCGGAATGCCCGCGTCGACCACACGCACTTCGGCTGTCGCGCCCGCATCGGCGACGGCATCCAGGGGCGACACGGATGCAACACCCGCGTCGACCTCAGCCTCGATGTTGGAGGGCAGCCGCTTCAGCACCACCGCCGCCGCGCCGAGCGTCAGCACGAGTCCGAAGACCACCAGCCCCATCCAAGCCCGTGACGGCTTCGCGCCGGCCGCAGCGGGAACAGGAACCGCCGCCGGCTGGGCGCCAGCACCAGGAGCCGCGCCAATGGAGGCAGGAGCCACCGTTCCATTCGAACCGGTCGTGCTCGCACCAGAGGCAGTCGCAGCCGGTGCGGGGGCTCCACCCGGCACCTGTGCGTGAGAGCCACTCGCCGGCCCCTGCGCGGTTGCATTCGGAAGCTGAGCGTAGGACCCACTGGTCGGGCCTTGCGCGGCCGTGCTCGGAATCTGCGCATGAGAGCCACTGGCCGGGCCCTGCGCGGCAGCACTCGGAATCTGCGCATGAGAGCCGCTGGCCGGGCCCTGCGCGGCAGCTCCCGAGACCTGAGCGTGAGAGCCAGTGGACGGGCCTTGCGCGCTGTTGCTCGGGACCTGCGCGTGAGAACCGGTAGTCGGCCCCTGCGCTGCGGCGCCCGGAACCTGCGCGTGAGAACCGGTGGACGGACCCGCACTCGCGGACGCCGCCTGCGCATCCGCACCTTCGGGTCCCGTCGAGCTCAGATTCACCGGCCCCGAAACAGAGAGCTGTCCCGGCAGTACCGGCCACTTCGCCGGCAACGCGCCCGGAGGCAGCGCCCCACGGGCCAGGAACTCCGCCACCACCGGCGGAGACATGCCGGCCTTCTGCATCACTTCCGCGATGCCCGTCTCAATCACCCGGCGCCGAGCCGCCCGCGCCTCGTGCTCGGGCGGGAAGTACTTCGCCATGAACTCGGCGAACTGCGCGTGCGTGGGCAGCGTTCCCACCGCCTCCACCAGCGCCTCGCGGAACGCGAGCGCCGTCGGATACCGGTCATACGCGCGCTTCGTCGTCGCCTTGCGCACCACCGCATCAATCTTCAGCGGCACGTCCTGCGGCAGCGGCGGCAGCGAGCGGTTCAGCACCGCCTTGTCCGGGTCCGCCGTCTCCTTGAACGGCATCTTCCCCGACAGGCTCTCGTGCAGCACGAGCCCCAGCAGGAACACGTCCGACTGCACGTTGACGGCATCGCGCCCACCCAGCAACTGCTCCGGAGCGCTGTACTTCCGCCGGTTCTTCACCCGCTTGCCATCGCGCTCACGCGGGGCCACGCCGAGCGCGCCGTACCCCGTCACCTTCGTCACGCCGCCGAAGGAGAGCATCAGCGTCTCCGGGCGGACGTCGCCGTGCACCAGCGGAGTGCCGTCGTCATTGCCCGCGACGTGCGCGTAGTGCAGGCCCATCGCCGCGTCAGCGACGACGAGCGCCGCGAACTGCGGTGGCAGGCGGGGATGTGCCTCCAACAGTCGGCGCAGGGGCTCGCCGTCGGCGAACTCGGTGACGCGCGCCACGCCGCCGTCCTGGAGGGCCAGGCCGTGGACGCGGAGGATGTTGGGGTGCTCGAAGACGAGCGCGCGCGCGGTTTCGCGCTGCAGCCTCGCCGTCATCTCCGGGTTCTGCGCAATCTCCTGTGGCGCCCAGATGAGCACCACGGGGCGGGGGGGC comes from Pyxidicoccus parkwaysis and encodes:
- a CDS encoding serine/threonine-protein kinase produces the protein MSSVRYQSLGPLLAGEGSRAFLGLALEDGAPPRPVVLIWAPQEIAQNPEMTARLQRETARALVFEHPNILRVHGLALQDGGVARVTEFADGEPLRRLLEAHPRLPPQFAALVVADAAMGLHYAHVAGNDDGTPLVHGDVRPETLMLSFGGVTKVTGYGALGVAPRERDGKRVKNRRKYSAPEQLLGGRDAVNVQSDVFLLGLVLHESLSGKMPFKETADPDKAVLNRSLPPLPQDVPLKIDAVVRKATTKRAYDRYPTALAFREALVEAVGTLPTHAQFAEFMAKYFPPEHEARAARRRVIETGIAEVMQKAGMSPPVVAEFLARGALPPGALPAKWPVLPGQLSVSGPVNLSSTGPEGADAQAASASAGPSTGSHAQVPGAAAQGPTTGSHAQVPSNSAQGPSTGSHAQVSGAAAQGPASGSHAQIPSAAAQGPASGSHAQIPSTAAQGPTSGSYAQLPNATAQGPASGSHAQVPGGAPAPAATASGASTTGSNGTVAPASIGAAPGAGAQPAAVPVPAAAGAKPSRAWMGLVVFGLVLTLGAAAVVLKRLPSNIEAEVDAGVASVSPLDAVADAGATAEVRVVDAGIPMGMLDLTVEPRVEASIPGQYLGRTPLSASVPAGRHVLTLSNPVLGIQVTRTITVPAGGRTAQQFFLNKGFATVRAPKGAIVTIDGRLVGAAPVEELDLYEGTHQLLVVVNNSRWQRTFKLEPGQRVAFDVDFEAPSEE